From the genome of Canis lupus familiaris isolate Mischka breed German Shepherd chromosome 8, alternate assembly UU_Cfam_GSD_1.0, whole genome shotgun sequence, one region includes:
- the LOC119872821 gene encoding uncharacterized protein LOC119872821, which yields MEANPSNKSLSKKLNAAETRKDPAGRLGWQRTQEEGRTPASRRQNSTKKPTPQEDSKWKIPESQESRRQRQEEESWTTEVGAGSSLLSSQTPILSGGAGIFRLERKRHFRFMPSPFLACSALDTSATFVTFSLPFPGDRCLVVTPDVDYMTQHSSRQVDFRVKSSALAISPWKPSVWSRGGPGYARWLLWGLGLRQGPFCRRQPPRLGGGLAAN from the exons ATGGAGGCTAATCCATCTAACAAGTCtttatcaaagaaattaaat GCTGCAGAGACGCGCAAGGATCCTGCAGGGAGGTTGGGGTGGCAGAGGacgcaggaggagggaagga CACCAGCGTCACGCCGGCAAAACTCTACCAAAAAGCCTACACCGCAAGAAGACAGCAAATGGAAAATACCTGAGTCCCAGGAATCACGCCGTCAAAGACAGGAGGAGGAGTCGTGGACCACCGAAGTCGGGGCAGGATCCTCACTTCTCTCCAGTCAAACCCCAATTCTTTCGGGTGGGGCGGGGATCTTCCGCTTGGAGCGGAAACGTCACTTCCGCTTCATGCCTTCACCCTTCTTGGCCTGCTCCGCTCTAGATACGTCTGCTACTTTCGTAACGTTCTCACTTCCTTTTCCAGGAGACCGCTGTCTAGTCGTAACACCTGATGTGGACTACATGACCCAGCATTCATCACGGCAGGTTGATTTCCGGGTCAAGAGTTCCGCGCTGGCTATATCACCATGGAAGCCATCGGTTTGGTCACGTGGTGGCCCTGGTTACGCCCGGTGGCTGCTGTGGGGTCTGGGGCTCAGGCAGGGGCCATTTTGCCGAAGGCAGCCTCCCAGACTCGGGGGTGGCTTGGCAGCTAACTGa